The window TGCGGATGGACACCGCCGCCCGGCGGGTGCACCTGGACGGGGAGGAAGTCACGCTCACCGCGAAGGAGTTCGCGGTCCTGGAGCAGCTCGTGCTGCGGGCCGGCGAGGTGGTCAGCAAGGCGGACATCCTGGAGCACGTCTGGGACTTCGCCTACGACGGCGACCCGAACATCGTCGAGGTCTACATCAGCACCCTGCGCCGCAAACTCGGTGCCGCGTCGATCCGCACGGTCCGCGGCGCGGGATACCGGCTGGAGGCGCGGTGAGGTCCGTCCGGGCGAGGGCGGCGCTGGGCGCCACCCTCGTCGTCGCCGTCGCCCTGATCGGCGCCGGGCTGGCCGTCCTGCTGGTGCTGCGCGCCAATCTGACGGACCGGGCCGGCCTCGAAGCGGAGGTGGCGGCGCGCGAGGTGGCGGGGCAGCTGGCCCTGGGCACGGCCTACGGGGAGCTGGAGACGGGCGACGAGGAGGCGCATCCCGTCCAGGTGACCGACGGGGAGGGGCGCGTCGTGGCCGTCTCCAAGGACCTGGAGGCGGTCTCGGGCACGGGCACGGCGGACGTCGAACCGGAGCCGTCCGCGCCCGCCCCGGGCACGGGGAGCGACGATGACGACGACGATGACGACGCGAGCACCCCGGACCGCGGTGAGGTGTCCTCCGACCGGCCGGACTTCGCGAACGGCACGGCCACCGTCGACGGCGAGACGGCCGACTACCGGTTCGCCTCCGTCGAGCTGACCACGGACGAGGACGTCACCCTGACCGTCCACGCGGGTGCCCCGCTCGCGGCGGAACAGGAGGCCGTGGACTCGGTGCGCGACTCGATGCTGACGGGGCTGCCCGTCGTGCTGCTGACCGTCGCCGGGGTGACCTGGCTCGTCACGCGGCGCGCGCTGCGCCCGGTCGAGGGCATCCGGCGGGAACTGGCCGCGATCACCGCGTCCGAGGACCTCGGGCGCCGGGTTCCGGAGCCGGACTCCCGGGACGAGGTGGCGAGGCTGGCCCGTACGACGAACGAGACCCTGACCGTGCTGGAGGCCTCCGTCGACCGGCAGCGGCGCTTCGTCGCCGACGCCTCGCACGAGCTGCGCAGCCCGATCGCCTCGCTGCGCACCCAGTTGGAGGTGGGCGCCGCCCACCCGGAGCTGCTGGACGTGCCGGGTGCGGTCGCGGACACGGTGCGCCTGCAGACGCTGGCGGCCGACCTGCTGCTGCTGGCCCGGCTCGACGCGGGGGAGCGGCCCGGGAGCGCGGTGGTCGATCTGGGCGCCCTGGTCCGCGAGGTGGTGTCCCGGCGTACAGGGGACCGGATCGCCCCGGCGGTGTCGGTGCGGGAGGAAGGCGGTCTCGACGTCACCGGTTCACGCGGTCAGCTGGCCCGGGTCGTCGGCAACCTGCTGGACAACGCGGAGCGCCACGCGGTGCGTTCGGTCGCCGTGTCGGTGCGGGCGGACCGTGGCGGCGTGGCCGTGGAGGTCACGGACGACGGCGCCGGGGTGCCGCCGGGCGAACGTGACCGGATCTTCGAGCGGTTCGTGCGCCTGGACGACGCGCGCAGCCGGGACGACGGCGGGGCCGGACTGGGCCTGGCCATCGCACGGGACGTTGCCGCGCGGCACGGGGGTACGCTGACGGCCGGCCCGGCGCCGGAGGGGGGAGCGCGCTTCACCCTGCGGCTGCCCCGAGGGGCGGGAGCGGGTCCCGACCGGACCGGCTGACGGGGCCCTACGGCTTGCCGCGGCGGCCTCGCAGGTGGTCCGCGATGGGGGTGAGGGCGGCGTGCAGCTCGGCGAGCGCCTCGGGTGACAGCAGGTCCATGAAATGGGTGCGCACCGACTCGACGTGGTGGGGGGCGACCTTGCGCATCGTCTCCCCGCCGAGGTTCGTGAGGACCGCGAAGAGTCCGCGCCGGTCCGACTCGCAGTGCTCGCGCCGTACGAGGCCGGCGGACTCCATGCGGGTGATCTGGTGCGAGAGCCTGCTCTTGGACTGCAGGGTGGCCGCGGCGAGGTCGCTCATCCGCATGCGCCGCTCGTCCGACTCCGAGAGGTTGACCAGGATCTCGTAGTCGTTCATGGTCAGCCCGAACGGCTGGAGGTCCTTCTCCAGCTGGTGCGTCAGCAGCCTGCTGACGTCAAGGTGGGTGCGCCAGGCGCACTGCTCCGCGTCGTTCAGCCAGCGGGTGGCCGTCTCGGTCTCCATGTATGGATTCTACCTAAGATGTTGAAAGCCGGACGAAGTCAGGGAGTGTGACGCCTCGCACGCGCTGCCGGACGTCACACTCCGCAGACTATCGTTTACAGGCCGAAGCGACGCTGGAGGTCCCCCAGCTGACCGGGCATGCGAGGTGTGGAGCCGTGTTGACCCGCTCCGGGACCGCCCCCGGGCACCCCCGGCTCGTGCGGGACCGCGCCGGTCGCCTGCTCGGCCATCAGCACCTCGGTCGACTGGAGCAGCACCGTGCCCGCCCCGACGAACTCGAACTGGTGCTCCTCGCCGGAGGTGCCGCCGATCCCGGTGAGCGAGCGCAGGCCGCCCATCACGCCGGTCATGTAGCCGTGGTCGTAGTGGTGGCAGGGGGACGGGCAGTCCGCCCACCCCACCAGCGCCTGCGGATCCACCCGCACCGGCGGCTCCATGAAGACGACCGGGCCGTTGGACGCCGCGACGAACTTGCCCGTCCCGATCAGGGTCAGGAAGCCCGGCACGATCGACTGCTTCAGCGCCAGCGTCGGCTGGTACGCCAGCAGGTTGCCCGACCTGATGGTCAGGTTGCCGTCGTCCAGGTCGTAGGAGTTCACGTCGAAGGCCCGGTCGGCGAGCAGCATCTTCCCGCTGCCCTCGGCCACCACCCAGTCACTGGCGTGCAGGGGGGAGTGGAAGCTCGTGCGGATCAGCCGCTCGAAGCGCCCGTGCCCGATCCCGTTGAAGTCGATGCGCCCGTAGTAGGCGATCATCTTGCCCTTCTGCAGGAACCACTGGCTCCCCTTGAGCTCCACGCAGAAAGTGTAGGAGTTGACGTTGTCGTCGGACGGCAGCGTCGACGGATCATGGATCACGGGCGTGCTCACAGCTTCTCCTCCGACGCCTGGACGTACACCGCGCCGTTGCCGCTGAGCTCCAGCTGGAACGCCTCACCCGAGCCGCGCCCCACCATGTCGCGCCAGCCGAGCGCCGTGGACAGCTTGTTGGTCACGCTTCCGTGGTGCGCGACGTACGCCTGCGGGTCCACGTGCACCGGACGGCCCTGGGTGATCGGCAGTTCGATCACCCCGCCGTGCGCCATGACGGCCACCGCGCCGTGGCCCTTGAGCGTCGTCGTGAAGAGGCCCTGCCCCGTCACCTGGCCGCGCACCATCCCCATGACCCCGCCCTGCGAGCCCATGAACATGGTGCCCTGCTGGAGGGTGCCGTCGAAGGCGAGCAGCCGGTCGGCCTCGACGTACAGGGTGTCGCCGGCCAGGTTGATCACCTGGATGTGGTGGCCGCCGTGGCCGAACATCACGGTGCCGCTCCCCTCGACGGTCATCAGCGGAGCCGCCTCGTTCGCCACCCGCCGGCCGATCATCGACCCCAGGCCGCCCTGGCCGCCCTGGATGTTCGGGGTGAACGACACGTCGCCGCGGTACGCGAGCATCGCGCCGCGCTGGCTGTACATCTTCTGGCCGGGTGCCACCGTGGCCTCGACCATCTTCGAGTTGATCTCGCGGAACGGCATCAGACGTCGCCCCCCACGGTGTTGCGCTCGCTGGGCTGG is drawn from Streptomyces sp. NBC_00178 and contains these coding sequences:
- a CDS encoding sensor histidine kinase; its protein translation is MRSVRARAALGATLVVAVALIGAGLAVLLVLRANLTDRAGLEAEVAAREVAGQLALGTAYGELETGDEEAHPVQVTDGEGRVVAVSKDLEAVSGTGTADVEPEPSAPAPGTGSDDDDDDDDASTPDRGEVSSDRPDFANGTATVDGETADYRFASVELTTDEDVTLTVHAGAPLAAEQEAVDSVRDSMLTGLPVVLLTVAGVTWLVTRRALRPVEGIRRELAAITASEDLGRRVPEPDSRDEVARLARTTNETLTVLEASVDRQRRFVADASHELRSPIASLRTQLEVGAAHPELLDVPGAVADTVRLQTLAADLLLLARLDAGERPGSAVVDLGALVREVVSRRTGDRIAPAVSVREEGGLDVTGSRGQLARVVGNLLDNAERHAVRSVAVSVRADRGGVAVEVTDDGAGVPPGERDRIFERFVRLDDARSRDDGGAGLGLAIARDVAARHGGTLTAGPAPEGGARFTLRLPRGAGAGPDRTG
- a CDS encoding MarR family winged helix-turn-helix transcriptional regulator, which encodes METETATRWLNDAEQCAWRTHLDVSRLLTHQLEKDLQPFGLTMNDYEILVNLSESDERRMRMSDLAAATLQSKSRLSHQITRMESAGLVRREHCESDRRGLFAVLTNLGGETMRKVAPHHVESVRTHFMDLLSPEALAELHAALTPIADHLRGRRGKP
- a CDS encoding AIM24 family protein is translated as MSTPVIHDPSTLPSDDNVNSYTFCVELKGSQWFLQKGKMIAYYGRIDFNGIGHGRFERLIRTSFHSPLHASDWVVAEGSGKMLLADRAFDVNSYDLDDGNLTIRSGNLLAYQPTLALKQSIVPGFLTLIGTGKFVAASNGPVVFMEPPVRVDPQALVGWADCPSPCHHYDHGYMTGVMGGLRSLTGIGGTSGEEHQFEFVGAGTVLLQSTEVLMAEQATGAVPHEPGVPGGGPGAGQHGSTPRMPGQLGDLQRRFGL
- a CDS encoding AIM24 family protein, whose product is MPFREINSKMVEATVAPGQKMYSQRGAMLAYRGDVSFTPNIQGGQGGLGSMIGRRVANEAAPLMTVEGSGTVMFGHGGHHIQVINLAGDTLYVEADRLLAFDGTLQQGTMFMGSQGGVMGMVRGQVTGQGLFTTTLKGHGAVAVMAHGGVIELPITQGRPVHVDPQAYVAHHGSVTNKLSTALGWRDMVGRGSGEAFQLELSGNGAVYVQASEEKL